The window TTGCAATCCGTGCTCAAGCAAGGGCCGCCCGCGCCGCTCTATCTTGTGGTGGGGGAAGAGGATTTGCTGCGCGACGAAGCCGTCGCCACGCTCAAGGCCGCGCTGCTGGGCGAAGGCGGCGAATTCAATTTCGACCTATTCTATGGCGACGAAGCGGAGGGGTCGGAGATTCTCAATTGCGCGTCGGAAGTGCCGGTGTTTGCCGAGCGCCGGGTGGTGCTGGTGAAGACCGCTGAGAAACTGCCGGCCCGCGAAGCGGAGAAGCTCCTGGCCTATCTGGCGGCGCCGGTCGAGAGCACGACGCTGGTGTTTGTGGCCGTGAAACTGGACGGACGGCTGAAGTTTTCCCAGGCGCTCACGCGCGCGGCGGTGACGGTCGATTGCTCGCCGCTGCGGGACGTGCAGGTGGGGCCCTGGCTGGGCCGTGACGCGCAGCGGCTGGGGTTGCGGCTGGATGAGAAGGCGGTCGAGGTATTGAAGGAAACCTGCGGCGGCTCGCTGTATGCGGCGCGCCGTGAGATGGAGAAGCTCGCGTCGTATGTCGCGCCTGACCGTCCCGCGACGGCCGACGATGTGTATCAGCTGCGGGGCGTCGAGCCCGGCGCGTCGGTCTTCGATCTGACGCTGGCGATCGCCGATGGACAGCGCGGGCGTGTGCTGTCAATTCTGGCGAGGAATTTGGAGGCGGGTGAAGCGCCGCTCCGCATCCTGGGATCGCTGGCCTGGCAGTATCGCCGGATCTGGAAAGTGAAGGAGCAGATTCGTGAAGGGGGCCGTGAAGGCGAGGCCGCGCGGACGTTGCGGATGGATCCGCTGAAAGTGCGGGCGTTCCTCAGCCGGTTTTCCGAGGCGCATCTTCAGAACGCAATGCGGCTGTTTCTGGAAGCGGATGGGCAGCTCAAGGGAGGCAGCAGCGGCCAGCCCAAGCTCACGATGGAGCGGGTGTTATTGCAGCTGTGCCGGTTTGCGACGGGCGGAGCGCCGACCGATGCCCCGCGCCGACCACCGGCCCCAAGCGGGCGGGGATCGGCGCGAGTGGTCTCGAATGTCAGGACGATTACGAGCGGGACGCGGTCAGGCCATTGACATGCTGGGTCAAGCGAGACACACGACGGGACGCGGTATTGGGCTTGAGGGCGCCCTTCGTCACGGCCTTGCTGATCGCCGAGGTGGCGCTGCGCAGGGCGGTCTTGGCGTCATCCGCTTTGTTCTCGGCCACGGCCGTTTGAACCTTCTTGACCAGCGTCTTCACCGCGCTCATGATGGCGTGGTTGCGCTTGTGCCGGAGTTCGGCCCGGCGGGCTTGTCGAATCGTCGATTTGTGAACGATAGGCATTATAGAATCCTCCAAAAAGAATGAGCTTTGTAGCATAGAAACCAGCGCAGCGTCAAGAATGCGCGGGGATTGTCGTGAGTGAGGAGATTGTCCATGGGAAAAATCATCGCACGTGACCGGCTCATTTTTGCGCTCGATGTGCCGTCCGCGGCCGAAGCCGAGCGGCTGCTGGATCGGCTGCAGGGCCACATTTCGTTCGTGAAAATCGGACTGGAGCTGTATACCGCCGCGGGGCCGGACATGATCAAGCGGGTGCTTGATCGCAATATGCGGGTCTTCCTCGATCTGAAATTTCTCGATATCGAAGAAACCGTCCGCCGCGCCACCGCGCGGGTCGCCGCCATGGGCGTCGACTTTCTCACGGTCCATGCCAACCGCAAGGCGCTGACCGCGGCGGTGCAGGGACGCGAGGGCTCCTCTCTGAAATTGCTGGCCGTCACCGTGCTGACGAACTTCGACAGCCACGACCTGCGTGAAATGGGCATCCAGCGGACGGTGCAGGACTTGGTGACTGCGCGGGCGCTCCTGGCCTCGGAAGTGGGGTGCGACGGCGTCGTCGCGTCCGGCGAAGAGCCGGCGGCGATCCGGCAGAAAGTCGGGCCTCGTTTCGTCATCGTCACGCCCGGCGTGCGGCCGGCTGGAAAAGGCGTGGATGACCATGCACGGGCAACCACGCCGACGCAGACCATCGCGGCCGGAGCCGATTACCTGGTCATCGGCCGGCCCATACGAGACGCGGCCGATCCTTCCGCGACCGTGACGGAGATTGTGAACGAGATGCAGGCCGCCTTCGACGCACGGGGATAGCCCGAAGTCGGTCTGGTTGCGGGGCCTTACTCCTCTTTGCTAAGATCCCCCCTTCCACAGTGCTTCCAAGTCTCTCCCTGCATGGTGGGTGTAGCTCAGTTGGTTAGAGCGCCGGATTGTGGATCCGGAGGTCGCGGGTTCGAAACCCGTCATCCACCCCATGCCTTTACCATGCCTTTGTTCGGTACTCAGGGCTTAACGCTCAGCACGTCTGAGCCTTTCCTGCGTTTCACCTTTCACGGCTCACGTCTCGTGCCACTTCGGGCTAATGATTTCTCTCGGGGAAAGGGGTAAGCTGCGGCGCTAATGCGAGCCTGAGGGAGTCGATCGGCAATGAGCCAACCTGAAGCCTTCTCCCGTGTCCTCATCGACAAAGCATTGGAATTTAGTGGATGGGATTTGCTGAATCCTCAGCAGGTTCAGTTCGAGTTGCATACAGGGAATGGGCGGGCAGATTATCTGCTGAAGGACAGTTTAGGCCGGGTACTCTGCGTGCTCGAAGCAAAACGCGAAGGCCGTGATCCCTACGATGCAAAAGAACAGGCCCGTGGTTATGCCGGGAGCCTCAAGGCTCCCTTCATCATATTGTCCAACGGCCGCGAGCATTGGTTTTGGAATTATGAGCGGGCCGGCCAGCGCGACGCCTACCGCATCGAGCGGCTGCCCTCGCGT is drawn from Nitrospira sp. and contains these coding sequences:
- the pyrF gene encoding orotidine-5'-phosphate decarboxylase — protein: MGKIIARDRLIFALDVPSAAEAERLLDRLQGHISFVKIGLELYTAAGPDMIKRVLDRNMRVFLDLKFLDIEETVRRATARVAAMGVDFLTVHANRKALTAAVQGREGSSLKLLAVTVLTNFDSHDLREMGIQRTVQDLVTARALLASEVGCDGVVASGEEPAAIRQKVGPRFVIVTPGVRPAGKGVDDHARATTPTQTIAAGADYLVIGRPIRDAADPSATVTEIVNEMQAAFDARG
- the rpsT gene encoding 30S ribosomal protein S20, with the translated sequence MPIVHKSTIRQARRAELRHKRNHAIMSAVKTLVKKVQTAVAENKADDAKTALRSATSAISKAVTKGALKPNTASRRVSRLTQHVNGLTASRS
- the holA gene encoding DNA polymerase III subunit delta, whose amino-acid sequence is MGTAVNPTQLQSVLKQGPPAPLYLVVGEEDLLRDEAVATLKAALLGEGGEFNFDLFYGDEAEGSEILNCASEVPVFAERRVVLVKTAEKLPAREAEKLLAYLAAPVESTTLVFVAVKLDGRLKFSQALTRAAVTVDCSPLRDVQVGPWLGRDAQRLGLRLDEKAVEVLKETCGGSLYAARREMEKLASYVAPDRPATADDVYQLRGVEPGASVFDLTLAIADGQRGRVLSILARNLEAGEAPLRILGSLAWQYRRIWKVKEQIREGGREGEAARTLRMDPLKVRAFLSRFSEAHLQNAMRLFLEADGQLKGGSSGQPKLTMERVLLQLCRFATGGAPTDAPRRPPAPSGRGSARVVSNVRTITSGTRSGH